A stretch of Aureispira sp. CCB-E DNA encodes these proteins:
- the tuf gene encoding elongation factor Tu, with protein MAKETFDRSKPHVNIGTIGHVDHGKTTLTAAITNVLADAGLAEKKDYSTIDSAPEEKERGITINTAHVEYQTENRHYAHVDCPGHADYVKNMVTGAAQMDGAILVVAATDGPMPQTREHILLARQVGVPKIVVFMNKVDLVDDPEMLELVEMEAQEILESYGFEDCSVIQGSALKALEGDADAVAQIKELMAAVDADIPLPERDVDKPFLMPIEDVFSITGRGTVATGRIERGVINTGDPVEIVGFRDASEKPMTSTVTGVEMFRKILDRGEAGDNAGLLLRGIEKEALKRGMVICKPGSVQPHTKFVCEVYVLGKDEGGRHKPFFNGYRPQFYFRTTDVTGAIQLPENVEMVMPGDNLTITVELIAPIAMEKGLRFAIREGGRTVGAGQVTEIIE; from the coding sequence ATGGCTAAAGAAACGTTTGATCGCTCGAAGCCCCACGTAAATATTGGTACAATTGGACACGTGGATCATGGTAAGACCACTCTTACTGCTGCAATAACTAATGTTTTAGCAGATGCTGGTCTTGCTGAGAAAAAAGATTACTCAACTATTGACTCTGCACCAGAGGAAAAAGAGCGTGGTATTACTATCAACACTGCTCACGTTGAATACCAAACTGAAAACCGTCACTATGCGCACGTTGACTGTCCAGGTCACGCCGATTACGTGAAAAACATGGTAACAGGTGCTGCACAAATGGATGGTGCTATTCTTGTAGTTGCTGCTACAGATGGTCCTATGCCACAAACTCGTGAGCACATCCTTCTTGCTCGTCAGGTAGGTGTACCTAAGATTGTTGTTTTCATGAACAAAGTTGACCTTGTTGATGATCCTGAAATGCTAGAATTAGTAGAGATGGAAGCTCAAGAGATCCTAGAGTCTTATGGATTCGAAGATTGTTCTGTAATCCAAGGTTCTGCTCTTAAAGCTCTTGAAGGTGATGCTGATGCTGTAGCTCAAATCAAAGAATTGATGGCTGCTGTAGATGCTGATATTCCATTGCCAGAGCGTGATGTAGATAAGCCTTTCTTGATGCCTATCGAGGATGTATTCTCTATCACAGGTCGTGGTACAGTTGCAACTGGTCGTATCGAGCGTGGTGTTATTAACACAGGTGATCCTGTAGAAATCGTTGGATTCCGTGATGCATCTGAAAAACCAATGACATCTACTGTAACAGGAGTTGAGATGTTCCGTAAAATCTTGGATCGTGGTGAAGCTGGTGATAATGCTGGTTTGTTGTTGCGTGGAATTGAAAAAGAAGCTCTTAAGAGAGGAATGGTTATTTGTAAACCAGGTTCTGTTCAACCTCACACAAAATTCGTTTGTGAAGTATATGTACTAGGTAAAGATGAAGGTGGTCGTCACAAGCCTTTCTTCAACGGTTACCGCCCACAATTTTACTTCCGTACAACTGACGTAACTGGTGCTATCCAACTACCTGAAAACGTAGAAATGGTAATGCCAGGTGATAACTTGACTATTACAGTTGAATTGATCGCTCCTATCGCAATGGAGAAAGGTCTACGTTTCGCTATCCGTGAGGGTGGACGTACAGTAGGTGCTGGTCAAGTAACTGAAATTATCGAATAA
- the rpoB gene encoding DNA-directed RNA polymerase subunit beta: MSSLNNTSHRGAPENTRHNFGKIKHEDQYPDFLEIQVKSFQEFFQLETTPESRINEGLYQVFQENFPITDARNIFVLEFLNYFIDPPRYSIEECMERGLTYSVPLKAKLRLSCNDEEHVDFEQTVQDVFLGNIPYMTPKGTFVVNGAERVIVSQLHRSPGVFFGQSRHPNGTKIYSARVIPFKGAWMEFATDINSVMYAYIDRKKKFPVTTLLRAIGYDGDKDILNLFGLADEIPATRESLEANLGRKLAARVLRNWTEDFVDEDTGEVVSIERIEVILERDVILDASNIEDVLEVDVESVILQKEDVEEDYSVIYNTLQKDTSNSEIEAVQHIYRQLRGSDPPDEETARGIIEKLFFSDKRYNLGDVGRYKINRKLELNTSRDVSVLTKEDIIEIVTYLVRLINQKAEIDDIDHLSNRRVRTVGEQLYSQFGVGLARMARTIRERMNVRDNEVFTPVDLINARTLSSVINSFFGTSQLSQFLDQTNPLSEITHKRRISALGPGGLSRERAGFEVRDVHYSHYGRLCTIETPEGPNIGLISTLCVHAKINKMGFIETPYRPILDGIRVDFGNNPQYLSAEQEDYKIIAQANAKLNTKGEFATDRIKCRQHGEFPVLSPDEIEFIDISPNQIVGVSASLIPFLSHDDANRALMGSNMQRQAVPLLKPQSPIVGTGLEGKVARDSRMLINAEGDGVVDYVDATKIVIKYDRTDEERAVSFDDDYTTYDLVKFRRTNQNSCINLKPIVAKGERVHLGKVLCQGYATQDGELALGQNLKVAFMPWKGYNFEDAIVLSERVVREDIFTSLHIEAFEVDVRDTKLGEEEFTNDIPNVSEDATRNLDENGLIRIGAWIKERDIIVGKITPKGESDPTPEEKLLRAIFGDKAGDVKDASLKASPSTKGVIIDKRLFKRAKKDKVQKAMDKKLLSKLDSDFDNEIAKLKDTLVTKLLALLEGKTSEGIKSIYNEQLIEKDAKFTERGLKDIDYSAVDYSNWTNDDNTNKLVRQLLHNYSIKVNQIISNYKRDKFAITIGDELPAGVLKLAKVYLAKKRKLKVGDKLAGRHGNKGIVARIVRDEDMPYLEDGTPMDIILNPLGVPSRMNLGQIFETVLGWAGEKLNMKFATPIFDGAKSDQIDKFVQEAGLPYFGQTHLYDGETGDRFHQEATVGVIYMLKLAHMVDDKMHARSIGPYSLITQQPLGGKAQFGGQRFGEMEVWALEAFGAASILQELLTIKSDDIIGRAKAYEAIVKGDNLPESSIPESFNVLVHELRGLALEIKFE; the protein is encoded by the coding sequence ATGTCATCTCTTAACAATACAAGCCATCGCGGTGCACCTGAAAATACAAGACATAATTTTGGTAAAATTAAGCATGAGGATCAATATCCTGATTTCTTAGAGATCCAAGTGAAGTCTTTTCAGGAGTTCTTTCAATTAGAGACTACTCCAGAAAGCAGAATCAACGAGGGTTTATACCAAGTGTTTCAGGAGAATTTTCCTATCACAGATGCCCGTAATATTTTTGTTTTAGAATTTTTGAACTATTTTATCGACCCCCCACGATACTCTATAGAAGAGTGTATGGAGCGAGGTCTGACATATAGTGTGCCTCTAAAAGCAAAATTACGTCTTTCTTGTAATGATGAAGAACACGTGGATTTTGAACAAACTGTTCAAGATGTATTTTTGGGAAATATCCCATACATGACACCTAAAGGTACCTTTGTTGTAAATGGTGCTGAACGTGTTATTGTTTCTCAATTACATCGTTCACCAGGTGTATTCTTCGGTCAAAGCCGTCACCCTAATGGTACAAAGATTTATTCTGCTCGTGTAATTCCTTTTAAAGGAGCATGGATGGAATTTGCTACTGACATCAACTCTGTTATGTATGCATACATCGACCGTAAGAAAAAGTTCCCTGTGACTACGTTGTTGCGTGCTATCGGTTATGATGGAGATAAAGATATCTTAAACTTATTCGGTTTGGCAGATGAAATTCCTGCTACTCGCGAATCTTTAGAAGCAAACTTGGGAAGAAAATTAGCTGCTCGTGTTTTGCGTAACTGGACAGAGGACTTCGTAGATGAAGATACTGGGGAGGTTGTTTCTATCGAACGTATTGAGGTTATCTTGGAACGTGATGTTATCCTAGACGCTTCGAATATTGAAGATGTTCTTGAGGTAGATGTTGAAAGTGTAATCCTTCAGAAGGAGGATGTAGAAGAGGACTACTCGGTAATCTACAATACTTTGCAAAAAGATACTTCGAACTCAGAAATCGAAGCCGTTCAACATATTTATCGCCAATTGCGTGGTTCTGACCCACCAGATGAGGAAACAGCAAGAGGTATTATTGAAAAATTATTCTTCTCTGACAAGCGTTACAACTTAGGGGATGTTGGTCGTTATAAGATTAACAGAAAACTAGAGTTAAACACAAGCCGTGACGTTAGCGTACTTACCAAAGAAGATATTATCGAAATTGTAACTTATTTGGTTCGTTTGATCAACCAAAAAGCGGAAATTGATGATATCGATCATTTGAGTAATCGTCGTGTCCGTACAGTTGGAGAGCAATTATATTCTCAGTTTGGAGTAGGTTTGGCTCGTATGGCTCGTACCATTCGTGAACGTATGAATGTTCGTGATAACGAGGTGTTTACGCCAGTAGATTTGATCAATGCTCGTACACTATCTTCTGTTATTAACTCTTTCTTTGGTACCAGTCAGTTATCACAGTTTTTGGATCAAACCAACCCTCTTTCTGAAATTACACACAAACGTCGTATTTCAGCACTAGGACCTGGTGGTCTTTCTAGAGAGCGTGCAGGATTTGAGGTGCGTGACGTTCATTACTCTCATTATGGTCGTTTGTGTACGATTGAAACTCCTGAGGGACCTAATATTGGTTTGATCTCTACACTTTGTGTACATGCAAAAATCAATAAAATGGGCTTTATCGAAACGCCTTATCGTCCTATTTTGGATGGTATACGGGTAGATTTTGGTAATAATCCTCAATACTTGTCAGCAGAACAAGAAGATTACAAAATTATTGCTCAAGCGAATGCTAAGTTAAATACTAAAGGAGAATTTGCAACAGACCGTATTAAGTGTCGTCAACATGGTGAATTCCCTGTATTAAGCCCAGATGAAATTGAGTTTATCGATATTTCTCCGAATCAAATTGTAGGTGTTTCGGCTTCTTTAATTCCTTTCTTGTCTCATGATGATGCCAACCGTGCCTTGATGGGATCGAACATGCAGCGTCAAGCGGTACCTTTATTAAAACCTCAGTCTCCAATTGTTGGAACTGGATTGGAAGGTAAAGTGGCTCGTGACTCTAGAATGTTGATTAATGCAGAAGGGGATGGTGTTGTTGATTATGTAGATGCAACAAAAATTGTTATCAAATACGATCGTACAGATGAAGAACGTGCGGTGTCTTTTGATGATGATTATACTACTTATGACTTGGTTAAGTTTAGAAGAACAAACCAAAACTCATGCATCAACTTAAAACCAATCGTAGCAAAAGGAGAGCGAGTACATTTAGGAAAGGTTCTTTGTCAAGGATACGCTACACAAGATGGTGAGTTGGCTTTGGGACAAAACCTAAAAGTAGCCTTTATGCCTTGGAAAGGGTATAACTTTGAGGATGCGATTGTTCTTTCTGAGCGTGTTGTTCGCGAAGATATCTTTACTTCTTTGCACATCGAAGCGTTTGAAGTAGATGTTCGCGATACAAAATTAGGAGAAGAAGAATTTACAAATGATATTCCTAACGTAAGTGAAGATGCGACTCGAAACTTGGATGAGAACGGGTTGATTCGTATCGGTGCTTGGATTAAGGAACGTGATATTATTGTTGGTAAGATTACGCCTAAAGGTGAATCTGATCCAACACCAGAAGAAAAATTACTACGTGCGATTTTTGGTGACAAAGCAGGTGATGTAAAAGATGCTTCTTTAAAAGCGTCTCCTTCTACTAAGGGGGTTATCATTGATAAGCGTTTGTTCAAACGTGCGAAGAAAGATAAAGTACAAAAAGCAATGGATAAGAAATTGCTATCTAAATTGGATAGTGATTTTGATAATGAAATTGCTAAGTTAAAAGATACTTTAGTAACGAAGTTGTTGGCTCTGTTAGAAGGAAAAACTTCTGAAGGAATCAAGTCAATTTACAATGAGCAATTGATCGAAAAAGACGCTAAGTTTACAGAACGTGGCTTAAAAGACATCGATTATAGCGCGGTAGATTACTCGAATTGGACCAATGATGACAACACGAACAAATTGGTTCGTCAGTTGTTACACAACTACAGTATTAAAGTAAATCAAATCATTAGTAACTACAAGCGCGACAAATTTGCGATTACGATTGGTGATGAATTGCCTGCTGGAGTACTCAAATTAGCTAAGGTTTACTTGGCTAAGAAACGTAAACTAAAAGTAGGAGATAAATTAGCTGGTCGTCACGGTAACAAGGGAATTGTTGCTAGAATTGTTCGCGATGAAGATATGCCATACTTGGAAGATGGAACACCAATGGATATTATCTTGAATCCACTTGGGGTACCTTCTCGTATGAACCTTGGACAGATATTCGAAACTGTTCTTGGGTGGGCTGGTGAGAAACTAAACATGAAGTTTGCAACGCCTATTTTTGATGGAGCAAAATCTGACCAAATTGACAAATTTGTTCAAGAGGCTGGATTACCTTACTTTGGTCAAACGCATTTATACGATGGTGAGACTGGAGACCGATTCCATCAAGAAGCAACGGTTGGGGTTATCTACATGTTGAAACTGGCGCATATGGTAGATGATAAGATGCACGCTCGTTCTATCGGACCTTACTCGTTGATTACTCAACAACCATTGGGTGGTAAAGCTCAATTTGGTGGTCAGCGTTTTGGTGAGATGGAGGTATGGGCACTAGAGGCATTTGGTGCGGCTAGTATCCTTCAAGAGTTATTGACCATTAAGTCGGATGATATTATTGGTCGTGCTAAAGCATACGAAGCAATCGTTAAAGGGGATAACTTGCCTGAGTCTAGTATTCCTGAATCATTTAACGTATTGGTGCACGAACTTAGAGGGTTAGCCCTTGAAATTAAGTTTGAATAA
- the secE gene encoding preprotein translocase subunit SecE has product MKELTEEVTWPTWAELQKTTVVVIAGSVFLACLIALMDFIWVNVLGVLY; this is encoded by the coding sequence ATGAAAGAACTTACCGAAGAGGTAACTTGGCCTACTTGGGCTGAATTGCAAAAAACAACGGTTGTTGTTATTGCAGGTTCTGTGTTTTTGGCATGTCTAATCGCATTAATGGATTTTATCTGGGTTAATGTATTAGGCGTTTTATATTAA
- the hpf gene encoding ribosome hibernation-promoting factor, HPF/YfiA family codes for MEIRTQAVNFDADTKLIEFIDKKLGKLETFYDNIVSTDVFLKLEKTGQVQDKVAEIKLKVPGSTLVVKETSKSFEESVDLGASSLRRQLIKYKDKKNN; via the coding sequence ATGGAAATTCGCACGCAAGCAGTTAATTTCGATGCAGACACTAAGTTGATAGAGTTTATTGATAAGAAATTAGGCAAACTAGAAACATTCTATGATAACATTGTTAGCACAGATGTTTTCCTGAAATTAGAAAAAACGGGGCAGGTACAAGATAAAGTAGCGGAAATAAAATTAAAAGTTCCAGGCTCTACTTTAGTAGTTAAAGAAACTAGTAAATCCTTTGAAGAGTCCGTAGATTTGGGCGCTTCATCGTTGCGCCGACAGTTGATCAAGTACAAGGACAAAAAAAATAATTAA
- the rplA gene encoding 50S ribosomal protein L1: protein MGKITKKRAEAEKKIEAGKLYSLEEAMALVKEVNIANYDASVDLHVRLGVDPRKADQNLRGTITLPHGTGKDKKVLALCTPDKEEEAKAAGADYVGLDEYLTKMQGGWLDIDVIVAMANVMPKLGRLGRVLGPRGLMPNPKSGTVVTAGQSLGDAISSIKKGKTSFRVDKYGIVHTSIGRVSFTPEKLHDNAKEVLNTLTKMKPSSAKGTYMKSITTATTCSPGVAINTKLK, encoded by the coding sequence ATGGGAAAAATTACTAAAAAAAGAGCAGAAGCAGAAAAGAAAATCGAAGCTGGTAAGCTCTATTCCCTAGAGGAAGCAATGGCTCTTGTAAAAGAGGTCAATATTGCGAATTACGATGCGTCTGTGGATTTACACGTCCGTTTGGGAGTTGATCCACGTAAAGCTGACCAAAACCTTCGTGGTACAATTACTTTGCCTCACGGTACTGGTAAGGACAAGAAAGTATTGGCACTTTGTACTCCTGACAAAGAGGAAGAAGCAAAGGCTGCTGGTGCAGACTACGTAGGTTTGGATGAGTACCTTACTAAAATGCAAGGTGGTTGGTTAGATATTGACGTTATCGTTGCAATGGCGAACGTAATGCCAAAGCTTGGTCGTCTAGGTAGAGTATTAGGACCTCGTGGTCTTATGCCGAACCCAAAATCTGGAACAGTTGTAACAGCTGGTCAAAGTTTGGGAGATGCAATTAGCTCTATTAAGAAAGGGAAAACTTCTTTCCGTGTTGACAAATACGGTATTGTTCACACTTCAATAGGACGTGTTTCTTTCACTCCTGAGAAGTTGCATGATAATGCAAAAGAAGTATTAAACACTTTGACTAAAATGAAGCCTTCTTCTGCTAAGGGAACTTACATGAAGAGTATTACAACGGCTACTACTTGCAGTCCTGGTGTTGCTATTAATACCAAATTGAAATAA
- the rplK gene encoding 50S ribosomal protein L11: MAKEVETFIKLQVKGGQANPAPPVGPALGAKGVNIMEFCKRFNADTQDKMGQVLPVIITVFKDKSFSFVIKTPPAAVQLLNAAGLKSGSDQSNRNKVGSVTWDQVKEIVENKMPDLNCFTVESGMKMVAGTARSMGINVTGTAPWDN, from the coding sequence ATGGCAAAAGAAGTCGAAACGTTTATTAAGCTACAAGTAAAAGGAGGACAAGCAAATCCAGCTCCACCAGTAGGTCCTGCATTGGGTGCTAAAGGTGTAAATATCATGGAATTCTGCAAGCGTTTTAATGCAGATACCCAAGATAAAATGGGTCAAGTATTGCCTGTCATCATTACTGTATTCAAAGACAAATCGTTTAGCTTTGTAATCAAAACCCCTCCAGCTGCTGTTCAGTTATTGAACGCTGCAGGTCTTAAAAGTGGTTCTGATCAGTCAAACCGTAACAAGGTGGGTTCAGTTACTTGGGATCAAGTAAAGGAAATCGTCGAAAACAAAATGCCTGACCTTAACTGTTTTACAGTTGAGTCTGGTATGAAAATGGTTGCAGGTACGGCTCGAAGCATGGGGATTAATGTTACTGGTACAGCTCCTTGGGACAACTAG
- the rplL gene encoding 50S ribosomal protein L7/L12, producing MADLTKLAEELVNLTVKDVKELADILKETYGIEPAAAAVAVAAGPGAAGGDAAAEKTEFDVMLKSAGAGKLKVVKEIKTLLGVGLKEAKELVDGAPCAVKEGAPKDEAESLKAALEAVGAEVELK from the coding sequence ATGGCTGATCTAACTAAATTAGCAGAAGAACTAGTAAACTTGACAGTAAAAGACGTTAAAGAACTAGCTGACATTCTTAAAGAAACTTATGGTATCGAGCCTGCTGCTGCTGCTGTAGCTGTAGCTGCTGGACCTGGTGCAGCTGGTGGAGATGCTGCTGCTGAGAAAACTGAATTTGACGTAATGTTGAAATCAGCTGGTGCTGGTAAGTTGAAAGTTGTTAAAGAAATCAAAACTCTATTAGGTGTAGGTCTTAAAGAAGCAAAAGAACTTGTTGACGGTGCTCCATGTGCTGTTAAAGAAGGTGCTCCTAAAGACGAAGCTGAGAGCTTAAAAGCTGCTTTGGAAGCAGTAGGTGCTGAAGTAGAGTTAAAATAA
- the rplJ gene encoding 50S ribosomal protein L10: MTKAEKTSVIEELAVKFEDSKYFYVTDCSELNVETINKLRRTCFEQDIQLKVVKNTLIRKALEKAAEKNEENYEDIYGVLKGASALMFTETGNAPAKLIKNFRKDEDKEKPLLKAAFVESEVYVGDGELEALVNIKSKEELIGDIILLLESPIKNLVGSLQSGGNTISGLLKALESRGE; this comes from the coding sequence ATGACAAAAGCAGAAAAAACGTCAGTTATCGAAGAGTTAGCTGTTAAATTTGAGGATAGTAAATACTTCTATGTAACAGATTGCTCTGAACTGAATGTTGAAACAATAAATAAATTAAGAAGAACATGCTTTGAGCAAGATATTCAACTAAAAGTTGTTAAGAATACCTTGATCAGAAAAGCTTTGGAAAAAGCTGCAGAAAAGAACGAAGAAAACTATGAAGATATTTATGGTGTTCTTAAAGGTGCTTCTGCATTAATGTTCACAGAAACTGGTAATGCTCCAGCTAAATTAATCAAAAACTTTAGAAAGGACGAAGATAAAGAAAAGCCGTTGTTAAAAGCTGCTTTTGTTGAATCTGAAGTGTATGTTGGTGACGGAGAACTAGAAGCTTTGGTTAACATCAAATCTAAAGAGGAGCTTATCGGGGATATCATTCTATTGTTGGAGTCTCCAATCAAAAACCTTGTTGGTTCTTTACAATCTGGTGGAAACACAATCTCTGGATTGCTTAAAGCATTGGAAAGTCGCGGCGAATAG
- the lptC gene encoding LPS export ABC transporter periplasmic protein LptC encodes MNWFVLRWIPILFLFIVIIACSGDQVKDLEDIQLQDAVGIERAEGVELLYSDSAVVRVAIHAPVLLRYIARDTPKQIFPQGVDADFYNEQHIQTSKMIANYAEQFQKERKVYLQDSVRIWNNKNELLETDELLWDEPAEQISSTQYVKITTPTQIIEGIGFKSNLEFTNWEIYQVHGIIEQKNMVDSPF; translated from the coding sequence ATGAACTGGTTTGTGTTAAGGTGGATCCCTATTCTTTTCTTGTTTATAGTCATTATTGCCTGTTCGGGCGATCAGGTCAAAGATTTAGAAGATATTCAACTTCAGGATGCTGTAGGAATTGAACGCGCAGAAGGAGTAGAATTATTGTATAGCGACTCTGCTGTCGTTCGAGTAGCCATTCATGCTCCAGTACTTTTGCGTTATATTGCGCGAGACACTCCCAAGCAAATATTTCCGCAAGGTGTTGATGCTGACTTCTATAACGAACAACATATTCAAACCAGTAAAATGATTGCTAATTATGCGGAACAATTTCAAAAAGAACGAAAAGTCTATTTGCAGGATAGTGTTCGAATTTGGAACAATAAAAATGAACTTCTAGAAACAGATGAACTGTTATGGGATGAGCCTGCTGAACAAATTTCGTCTACTCAGTATGTAAAAATTACGACACCAACTCAAATTATAGAGGGAATAGGTTTTAAATCCAATTTGGAATTTACCAATTGGGAAATCTACCAAGTACACGGAATTATTGAGCAAAAAAACATGGTTGATAGCCCTTTTTAA
- a CDS encoding N-acetylmuramoyl-L-alanine amidase — protein sequence MSSKYLYIFFFLSFCSFTIVEQSFGQSKREYIKAVAQKGDGIYVLLGRYHLDRSDCCLEQFCKLNGLKKNSSLKLGKTYKLPIRKYYYNQKSIRSTANIKDWQSAKQIERYNDLMVELGYKASDFRRGTRELWVPHHMKYCPLDVSKFVPKNRNFPIFGEKYAHVPLKDDKLAGAVYYIVAGHGGPDPGAMAKYNGKYICEDEYSYDISLRLARNLIEHGAIVYFIVRDKNDGIRNLEYLKPDMDERCWPNDVIPVSQKPRLEQRSTIVNELYEQNRRRGIEYQRLIELHVDSRVKSKRIDLFFYYYPTSQAGKALASKLHLTMKKKYAVNRKSGEYHGTVTPRDLHMLREVKPLPVFIEVGNIQNPRDQKRILYPSNRQALADWLEEGLLKDY from the coding sequence ATGTCTAGTAAATACCTCTATATATTTTTCTTCCTTTCTTTTTGCTCATTTACAATTGTAGAACAGTCATTTGGTCAGTCCAAAAGGGAATACATTAAAGCTGTAGCCCAAAAAGGAGATGGCATTTATGTCTTGTTGGGGCGTTATCATTTAGATCGTAGCGATTGTTGCCTAGAGCAGTTTTGCAAACTCAATGGTTTGAAAAAAAATTCTAGCCTAAAGTTGGGAAAAACCTATAAGTTGCCGATTCGTAAATATTATTATAACCAAAAGTCCATCCGTTCAACGGCCAATATCAAGGATTGGCAAAGTGCCAAACAAATCGAGCGCTACAATGATTTGATGGTAGAATTGGGATACAAAGCAAGTGATTTTAGGCGTGGAACACGAGAACTATGGGTGCCTCATCACATGAAATATTGCCCTTTGGATGTGTCTAAGTTTGTTCCTAAGAATCGTAATTTTCCAATTTTTGGAGAAAAATATGCTCATGTCCCTCTAAAAGACGACAAACTAGCTGGAGCTGTTTACTACATCGTGGCAGGGCATGGAGGTCCTGATCCAGGTGCAATGGCGAAATACAACGGAAAATACATCTGTGAAGACGAGTATTCTTATGATATCTCTTTGCGCTTAGCACGCAATTTAATAGAACACGGGGCAATTGTTTATTTTATTGTGAGAGACAAAAACGATGGCATTAGAAACTTGGAGTATTTAAAACCAGATATGGACGAACGTTGTTGGCCTAATGACGTTATTCCTGTATCTCAAAAACCTCGTTTGGAGCAGCGTTCTACTATTGTCAACGAACTGTATGAACAAAACAGAAGAAGAGGGATAGAGTATCAACGACTCATTGAACTACATGTTGATTCTAGGGTAAAATCTAAGCGGATTGATTTATTTTTTTATTATTACCCTACTAGTCAAGCAGGCAAAGCCTTGGCGTCAAAACTGCATCTAACAATGAAGAAGAAATATGCTGTTAATCGAAAATCAGGAGAATATCACGGAACAGTGACCCCCAGAGACTTGCATATGCTTCGAGAAGTAAAACCATTGCCTGTTTTTATAGAAGTTGGAAACATTCAAAATCCAAGAGATCAAAAAAGGATTTTGTATCCTAGCAACCGACAAGCATTAGCAGATTGGTTAGAGGAAGGCTTGTTGAAAGATTACTAA
- the nusG gene encoding transcription termination/antitermination protein NusG, which translates to MGSVETKWYCLRVVSNKERKIKERLDLEIDRNGWRDVVPNIIVPTEKVYKIRNGKKVIQERTLTPGYILVEAVVRHTPTGMKSALNGNIIQAMTSIKDVIHFLGKKNPTPMRDHEITRILSKVDQSSETGESLADPFLVGEDVKVTDGPFKDFPGVVKDVNEEKKKLTIITKVFGRETEVELNFMQVEKNS; encoded by the coding sequence ATGGGCTCGGTAGAAACGAAATGGTATTGCTTGAGGGTGGTCTCTAATAAAGAACGTAAAATTAAAGAGCGTTTGGATTTGGAAATAGATCGTAATGGTTGGAGAGACGTTGTACCGAACATCATTGTACCAACTGAAAAGGTTTACAAAATTCGTAATGGTAAAAAAGTAATCCAAGAACGTACGCTTACTCCTGGTTATATTCTTGTTGAAGCAGTAGTAAGGCATACACCTACAGGTATGAAATCTGCCTTGAATGGCAACATCATTCAAGCAATGACTTCCATCAAAGATGTGATCCACTTTTTAGGAAAGAAGAATCCTACTCCAATGAGAGATCACGAAATTACAAGAATCTTAAGTAAAGTTGATCAGTCTTCTGAAACAGGTGAATCTCTAGCAGATCCATTCTTGGTTGGTGAAGATGTAAAGGTAACAGATGGTCCTTTCAAAGATTTTCCAGGCGTGGTCAAAGATGTTAATGAAGAAAAGAAAAAACTCACCATCATTACCAAGGTATTTGGTAGAGAGACTGAGGTTGAATTGAACTTTATGCAAGTTGAAAAAAACTCTTAA